The region CCGGATAGAGCGAAACCGACTCCCACTGGATGTTCAGCATCTTGGGCGTCACCACCACGCGGCCCTGATTGGGCTGGGTAGCGGACAGGAACTGGAACTCGGCCACTACCTGACGCGCGCCCGGCGGAACATCGATGACAAAGCCGTAGACATTGAGCGGATCGCGCTTCCACCCAACAGGTTTACCATCCGCGGTGAAGGTGAGTCCGGTCAGCTTTTCAATCTGTCCGCGCGGCGCATGGTTGCCGGGCAGCCATTGCGGCATCAGCAGCGTCATCGGGCCGCTCGCCGTGACGGGAATGGTTTCCCGGACGCGGAAGATGCGCTGCACCGTGTCGCTGGCATCCACCTCCAGCCGGATGACGCCGCCCGGATAGGGGATGTCGCGTGGCGCGGACGTGGCGTCGTTGACGGGCAGGGCGACGGGCTTTGACCTTACGGTATCCTGTGCGTTCAGCGGACCAGTGATTGCGGTGGAAAGCAGAAGAGCGGCTGCAAGGCTGCGGATCATGGGCATCTCCCGAAAAAGGGCGAGGCTGGAAGGCCTTAGGCAGCCTAGAATGGCGAGACGGACAAGCGGCGTCCACCCCCATCAGCCGCAGCCTTATCTTATTACAAAAAAGCGCGTTTCCATGGGGCTTCTTTGCCGCTAAAGGCGCTTCCCCATGGCGAAAATGGAAACCCCGCGTCCGGTGCGCGGTACGCAGGATATGCTGGGTGGCACGAACGAAGCGTTCCAGGAGCGCTTTGCCCATGTCGTTGCGACCTTTGATAGGGTGCGGCGGCTGTACGGATTTCATCGTGTTGAAGTGCCGGTTTTCGAAGCCACCGCCGTTTTTGCCCGCTCGCTTGGCGAAAGCACGGACGTCGTGTCCAAGGAAATGTACACGTTCGACGACCGGGGCGGGGACAGCATCACGCTGCGGCCTGAGTTCACTGCGGGGATTGCGCGCGCCTACATCACCGAAGGCTGGCAGCAATATGCGCCGCTCAAGGTCGCGACGCATGGGCCACTGTTCCGGTACGAACGCCCGCAAAAGGGCCGCTTCCGCCAGTTTCATCAGCTCGATGCCGAGATTATCGGCGCGGGCGAGCCGGGCGCGGACATCGAATTGCTCGTTTTTGCTGACCAGCTGCTGAGGGAGCTGGGCGTATCGGAGGGCGTGACGCTTACCCTCAACACCCTGGGCGACGCGGAGAGCCGCGAGGCGTGGCGCGCCGCGCTGGTGGCGCATTTTGAAGCGCATCGCGACCAGCTGTCGGAGGACAGCGTCGATCGGTTGCAGCGCAATCCCTTGCGCATCCTGGACAGCAAAGACCCGCGCGACCGGCCGGTGGCGGACAGCGCGCCGGATATCGACGCCTATCTGACGGATGAAGCGCGCGGCTTTTTCGACAAGGTCACAGCGGGTCTCGATGCGGCGGGCGTGGCGTGGGAACGCAATGCGCGGCTGGTGCGCGGGCTTGATTATTATCGGCACACCGCGTTCGAGTTCATCACCGATCGGCTGGGCGCGCAGGGCACCGTGCTGGGCGGAGGCCGTTATGATGGCCTGATCGAGAATCTCGGTGGACCATCGACGCCCGCGGTCGGCTGGGCGGCTGGGATCGAGCGCTTGGCGATGCTGGTGGATGCGCTTGAGATCGAGCGGCCTGCTGTAGCGGTCATTCCGATGGGAGAGGCTGCCGAAGCTAAAGCTATCGGCATCATCGCTGATCTGCGCCGTGCGGGGGTGCCCTGCGACATGGGCTATCGCGGCAATATGAAAAAGCGGATGCAGCGAGCCAATGTTTCCGGCGCGACTTGGGCGATCATCCTGGGCGATGACGAACTGGGCCGGGGCGAGGTGGCGCTGCGGGACTTGCGGTCCGGAGAGCAGCAACCGGTTCGGTTCGATGCCCTAGTCGAGAAGCTGACGGCCCTTTGATGCAAATTTCCGCCGAACGCATTGCGCAGATCGAGGCGCGCCGGGACGAGGTGCAGGCGTCGATGACGCGTGCTGATCTGGCACCCGAAGAGTTTGTGCGGCTTTCAAAGGAATATGCCGAGATCGAGCCTGTGGCCAGGGCTGCGCATGAAGTGCGGCGGTTGCGGCAGGAGTTGCAGGCGCTCGAATATATGGCAGGTGGCGAGAATGCCGACGCCGACGCCGACATGCGCGAGATGGCGCAGGCGGAAATGCAGCTGATCAAGGGTCAGCTGCCCGCCGCCGAACGCGCGCTGGCGCTTCAGTTGCTGCCCCGCGATTCTGCGGATGCCCGCCCGGCCATGCTGGAAATCCGCGCCGGGACCGGTGGCGACGAAGCCGCGCTGTTCGCGGGCGACCTGTTCCGCATGTATCAGCGCTACGCCGATGCCCAGGGCTGGAAGATGGAAATGATCTCCGCCAACGCGGCTGAAGTGGGCGGCTTCAAGGAAGTCGTCGCCAGCATCACCGGCGCTGGCGTTTTTGCCAAGCTTAAGTTCGAAAGCGGTGTCCACCGTGTTCAGCGTGTGCCGGTCACGGAAAGCGGCGGGCGCATTCATACCTCAGCCGCGACCGTCGCCGTGTTGCCCGAGCCTGAGGAAGTCGATGTCCAGATTGCGGACAGCGACCTCAAGATCGACATTTATCGTGCGTCGGGCGCTGGCGGCCAGCATGTCAACACGACCGACAGCGCCGTGCGCATCACTCATTTGCCCAGCGGCATCGTGGTGACGCAACAGGACGAACGATCGCAGCACAAGAACAAGGCGAAGGCGATGCAGGTGCTGCGCGCCCGCATCTATGAAGCCGAGCGCGAGCGCACCCAGAGCGAGCAGGCGGGCGCACGCAAGGCGATGGTCGGATCGGGCGACCGGTCGGAGCGCATTCGCACCTATAATTTCCCGCAGGGCCGTGTGACCGATCATCGCATCAACCTGACCCTGCACCGGCTTCCGGAAATCCTGGAAGGCGGGGGCCTTGCCGAAATCATAGATGCGTTGATCGCAGAGGATGAGGCCGCCCGCCTTGCCCAGTTGGACGGCATCGGGTGAGCATCGCGCAGGCGCTCCGCGATGCGGCGGCCCGCCTCCAATCGACCAGCGACACCCCCCGCCTTGACGCTGAACTGCTGCTGGCCAACGCACTCGGCGTCGACCGCAACGATCTCTTGCTGCGCCAGCGTGAATTGGCGCCGCCGCCGAATTTCGACGCCCTGCTTGAGCGCCGCCTTGCCGGAGAACCTGTCGCCTATATCACCGGGGTGCGGGATTTCTGGACGATCCGCCTGAATGTCACGCCCGATGTTCTTATCCCCCGCCCTGACACCGAAACACTGATAGAGGCGGCGCTTGATCATTTTCGCGGTGGTTCTCCCACACGCGTTCTGGATCTGGGGACGGGTTCGGGTGCGTTGCTGCTGGCGGCGCTCGATCAGTGGCCTCAGGCTACGGGGCTGGGCGTCGATATTTCTCCCGCCGCGTTGGCCGTGGCGCAAGGCAATGCGGAGCGGCTTGGACTTGCCGAGCGTGCTGCCTTTCGCCTGGGGGATTGGGGGGAGGGGGTGATCGGCCAGTTCGACCTCATCCTGGTCAATCCGCCCTATATCGCTCGCGACGCGGCACTTTCCGGGGATGTGCTGCACGAGCCGCACGGCGCTCTTTTTGCGGGTGCGGAGGGGCTCGACGACTATCGGCAGATTGCCCCCATGCTGCCTGCATTGCTTGTTCCGGGCGGCATGGCCGCCATCGAGATTGGCTATGATCAGCGGGAAAGCGTGTCGGCGCTGCTTTTCAGTCAAGGGCTTAGCGTTGTCTGCCGCTCCGATCTGGCGGGGCATGACCGCTGTCTTGTCGCGGGGCTGCCCGGCCCATGCTGACCAAGGATCGGCATTTGCGGACCCACAAGCGAAATTCGCTTGGATTATGGGTTTAAAAACACTACATGGAGTGCAGGAACGGCATTATCCTGAGGAACTGCCCCGTGGGGCCGCGCAAGAAAAGGCCGTTTTCCAGCTCCTTCCAAGTCACGACGGCGCTGCTGCGCAGGCGCCTCTGGCAGCGTAAGGTCAAGGGCTGTCGCAGCCCCTGTCCGGCGGAGCCCTACCCGGTCTGATAAACGGACCGTGCTTTAGGATAGCGACTGAACGATGATTTCAGTGAATGATGGCAAAGTGAACGCAAGGACCAGGTCTTGATCAACAACAGACAGGCCGGTCGCCGTAATCGCGGCCGGAACAATAACGGACGCCCCAGTGGTGGTAATCGGGGCGGTGGCGACAACGGCAACCGGATTGACAGCCGCGCACGCGGCAATGCGGCCCAGCTTCTTGAAAAATACAAGAATATGGCGCGTGACGCGCAAATGGCCGGCGATCGGGTCAATGCGGAATATTATCTGCAATTTGCCGATCATTATTTCCGCGTCCTTGCCGACAACCGTGCTCGTCAGGAAGAGCAGCAGCAGCGTTACCGCCGGCCGGAAGACAATCTCGACTATGAAGGCGATGATTTCGACACATCGGACTTTGCGGGCGACGACAATCGTGGCGAAGTGCAGCCGCAGCAACAATATGATCGCGGTTATGAAGGCGATCGTCGCCGGGAGCAGCCGCGCGATCAACGCGAGCCCCGTGAACAGCGCGAGCCCCGTGAACAGCGCGAACCGCGCGACCAACAGGATCAGCGCGATAGCCGTGGCCGCCGCGATCGCCCGCGTCGCGATCGGCCCGCTTATGAAGGGACCGAGCAGCCGCAGGTAGAAGCTACCGAGGCAGCCGCTTCGATGGCGGAACGCGCGCCTGAACCGCAGGCCGAAGCCGAAGCGCCCCGTCCTCGTCGTGGCCGTCCGCGCAAGGCTGATGCGGCGAAGTCGGAGGGCAGTGAGGGTTTGGACCTGGCCGTCCTGCCGCCCTCGATCGCGCGCGCGGATAATGACAGCGAGCCTGCGGCCGAGGAAGCGCCCCGCAAGCGCACCCGCCGGGCGCGTCCTGCTGCCGAAGCGGCTGAATGACCTGATCGTTGAGCCGCTAGACGAGCGGCGACGCAGAAAATGAAAAGGGGACCGGCGTCGATGCTGGTCCCCTTTTTCGTTCGGAGATGGCGTGGTCAGCCCGTGGGCAGAATCCTTGGCCGATGCAGTTCGTCCAGCGCGACGAAGGTGAAGAGGCCGCTGGTAAGATCGATCTGCTGCTGATCTGCGCCGCGCGTCGCGATCACATCGACGCGTATGCCGATCGATGTCCGGCCCCGCCGCTCCTCCCGCGCATAGACGGTCACGATATCTCCGACCAGCATGGGAGAGATGAACTTCATGCCGTCGATCGCCACCGTGGCGACCGCGCCCTGCGCCAGGCGTCCGGCCACGATGCCCCCGGCGATATCCATCTGGCTCAAGATCCATCCGCCGAAGATATGGCCGTTGGTGTTGATTTCGTTCAGGCGCGGAATGACCCGCAGGACCAGCTCGCCTTTATCCTCAGTCGTCAATGGATACCTCGTCCTTCAGTGGGTCGATCACCTGATCGTCATGTCCCGTCCCGCTCGACAGAAACGCCAAGGCCATCAAAGCGGTGCCGAGCATGAAGGTCAGCCAGACCCCCAGGATGGTCGCAAGGATCATGTGAATTGGCATTGGCCCTGCCCAGATCCACAGGCAGATCAGGGCTATTCCCACGCACAGCGCGCCGCCAGCCGCCATCCACAGCATGATGCGGCGGAATCGCTTCCACGCGGTTGCGGCAATCTGCGGATCATCCAGGCCTTGCGGGTTTCTCATCCCTTTCCTTTGGGGAGTGAAAGTGGGATCATCAAGACATTGGAGAAGAATGTCACAACGGCAAGGAGACGGGGTATGACGATCACCGCGATTTTGCAGGGCAAAGGACGCGAAGTCACTCAGGTCGGGCCGGACGACACCCTGCTTTCCGTCGTTCAGCTATTGTCCGAACGGCGGATCGGCTGCGTCCCGGTCGTCGATAACGGACAGGTGCTGGGGATATTTTCGGAACGCGATCTCGTCCACCATATCGCGAGCGATGGTGGTGCGGTGCTCGAACGGCGCGTGGGTGATGTGATGTCGACGCCAGCCATCACCACCGACGACAAGACGCCTGTCATCCACTGCCTGTCGCTGATGACCAAAAAGCGCGTCCGCCATCTTCCAGTGGTGGTCGATGGGACACTGATCGGGCTGGTGTCGATCGGCGACCTCGTCAAATTCCGGATCGACAGCATCGAATCGGAGGCGGCATCGCTGCGCGACTATATCCAGTCAGCCTGAACGGGATCAGGCGGAGAGGGGTTCCGGCGGCACGCGCCGTATCACCAGCGCCGCCAGTTCCATCAAGGTGCCGCGCGCGCAGAGCATCAGCGCCGCGAGGAAGGCGACGCCACCCGATGGCACCAGTACACAAAGGCGCAACATCGCGGGGAGCGGCGGCAGCAGCGCGTCGATAGCGGTCACCGCCCCCGCCATCAGGATCGAGCAGCCAAGTCCAGGGGTGGCCGCGCGAATCAGATCGGCGAATCGCAATCCCATCGGTCCTCCCGCCAAACGCACGGTTGCCACCGTTAAAATCGGAAAGCCGATCAACCATGCCCAGGCCAGTCCGATCGCGCCGAATCGGATGCCGCATAGAAAGGCGACCGGCATCACCACCGCTCCGACCGCTGCGATTCGCGCCGTGGTGCCCGGCCGTCCCAACGCATTGCTGACCGGCGCGAACATCACCTGCAATGTCATGAACGGCATGGCCAGCGCCAGCACGGAGACGAACGGCGCCATCTCCAGCCATTTCTTCCCAAATAGCGTTTCCACCAGAGGCTCGGCCGTAACCGCCATGCCCAGATAGACGGGGCAGGATATGAGCAGCAGCAAGCGGACCGCCTTGCAGAAGGACCAGGCGATTCGACCAGGATCCTTCTGCATCCGCGCATAAGCGGGAAAGGCGACGTCATTCAGAGGCGGAATGAACTTCGACACGAAGATCTGCGTCAGGAACAAGGCTTCGGCATAAAGACCAAGTTGATGCGGATCGAGCATGCGTCCGCCGATGAAAATATCTGCCTGGCTTTGCACGATCCAGAAAAGCTGCCCGCCCAACAGCGACGCGCCATAAGCCACCATTGCGCCCGTGCCGCGGAAGTTGAAGCTGGGAATCGGCCTGAATCCGGTGGCGAGTACATAGCCGACGGCCTTGACCCAAAAGCCCGTGATTGGCGCAAAAACCAGCGTCCACACCCCCCAGTCGGACAGAGCGCCGATCAGGGCGACCGCAGCCGAAGCGATTGCCGCGACCAGATTGACCAGCGCCGGGCGGCGGAAATCGAGCGCCCGGCCCATCAATGCCTCGGGTATCGAGATGAAGGGCGTCGACAGGTAGAGCAGGGCCTGCACCCGCAGCAGATCGGCCACCATCGGCTGGTCATAATAATCCGCGGCCCAAGGCGCGATCAGTAATTGTGCAATCGCCAGTCCGCCATTGAGCAGCAGCATGATGCCGAACGCCTGCCGCAGCTTGCGCGAATCGAGCGTTTCGGATTGGACCAGCGCGCTCACCAGTCCATAGCCATTGAGGAAGGTCGCGAAGTTCAAGACGACCTGCGTCATCGCGAACAGCCCATAATCCGCCGGATCGAGCAGCCGGATCACGGCCAGCGTGACGATCCAGCTGATCATCTGCGACACGATCTGGCTGCCCGAACGCCATAACAGGGCGCTCCTTATCCTTGCGCCAAAGCCGGCATCGTCAGCATCGGCATCCTTGAAACTCATTGCGATCCCATTCTTTCGGCCGGTGTGGCGGTCGATCCGTGCCTAGCCCCTAACCTCCAAAAAATTGTGAAATAAAACTGCAAAAAGTGTTTGACGGTTCTGGAACCCCTCCATATATGCCGCCTCACCGGACGGAACGACGCCACTGCGGCGCTGAAACGGACGGTCGCCAACATAGACGGGACGCCCTCCCTCGGAAGAGTTTTCGAGGAAGAATGGCTGTCCCTCTTAAGTTGTCGGCTCTTTGACATTGTTAGTATGATGAAGGGACATGTGGGCGGCGGCCCTGGGTTCTTACGGCTTTCAGGCGTAGGGTACTCAGTTAAATCAGCCGTTCCTAACATGTCCTACACACCATGTAAGATTTGTGCAGGAATGGCTCCTGAAAATGAGCGGTTTTTGCTGGGCCTATTCCGCCTGGCATTAATCGGACATCAAACTTGAGAGTTTGATCCTGGCTCAGAACGAACGCTGGCGGCATGCCTAATACATGCAAGTCGAACGAGATCTTCGGATCTAGTGGCGCACGGGTGCGTAACGCGTGGGAATCTGCCCTTGGGTTCGGAATAACAGTTGGAAACGACTGCTAATACCGGATGATGACGTAAGTCCAAAGATTTATCGCCCAAGGATGAGCCCGCGTAGGATTAGCTAGTTGGTGAGGTAAAGGCTCACCAAGGCTACGATCCTTAGCTGGTCTGAGAGGATGATCAGCCACACTGGGACTGAGACACGGCCCAGACTCCTACGGGAGGCAGCAGTAGGGAATATTGGACAATGGGCGAAAGCCTGATCCAGCAATGCCGCGTGAGTGATGAAGGCCTTAGGGTTGTAAAGCTCTTTTACCCGGGATGATAATGACAGTACCGGGAGAATAAGCCCCGGCTAACTCCGTGCCAGCAGCCGCGGTAATACGGAGGGGGCTAGCGTTGTTCGGAATTACTGGGCGTAAAGCGCACGTAGGCGGCGATTTAAGTCAGAGGTGAAAGCCCGGGGCTCAACCCCGGAACAGCCTTTGAGACTGGATTGCTTGAACATCGGAGAGGTGAGTGGAATTCCGAGTGTAGAGGTGAAATTCGTAGATATTCGGAAGAACACCAGTGGCGAAGGCGGCTCACTGGACGATTGTTGACGCTGAGGTGCGAAAGCGTGGGGAGCAAAC is a window of Sphingobium sp. MI1205 DNA encoding:
- the hisS gene encoding histidine--tRNA ligase: MAKMETPRPVRGTQDMLGGTNEAFQERFAHVVATFDRVRRLYGFHRVEVPVFEATAVFARSLGESTDVVSKEMYTFDDRGGDSITLRPEFTAGIARAYITEGWQQYAPLKVATHGPLFRYERPQKGRFRQFHQLDAEIIGAGEPGADIELLVFADQLLRELGVSEGVTLTLNTLGDAESREAWRAALVAHFEAHRDQLSEDSVDRLQRNPLRILDSKDPRDRPVADSAPDIDAYLTDEARGFFDKVTAGLDAAGVAWERNARLVRGLDYYRHTAFEFITDRLGAQGTVLGGGRYDGLIENLGGPSTPAVGWAAGIERLAMLVDALEIERPAVAVIPMGEAAEAKAIGIIADLRRAGVPCDMGYRGNMKKRMQRANVSGATWAIILGDDELGRGEVALRDLRSGEQQPVRFDALVEKLTAL
- the prfA gene encoding peptide chain release factor 1, whose amino-acid sequence is MQISAERIAQIEARRDEVQASMTRADLAPEEFVRLSKEYAEIEPVARAAHEVRRLRQELQALEYMAGGENADADADMREMAQAEMQLIKGQLPAAERALALQLLPRDSADARPAMLEIRAGTGGDEAALFAGDLFRMYQRYADAQGWKMEMISANAAEVGGFKEVVASITGAGVFAKLKFESGVHRVQRVPVTESGGRIHTSAATVAVLPEPEEVDVQIADSDLKIDIYRASGAGGQHVNTTDSAVRITHLPSGIVVTQQDERSQHKNKAKAMQVLRARIYEAERERTQSEQAGARKAMVGSGDRSERIRTYNFPQGRVTDHRINLTLHRLPEILEGGGLAEIIDALIAEDEAARLAQLDGIG
- the prmC gene encoding peptide chain release factor N(5)-glutamine methyltransferase, producing the protein MSIAQALRDAAARLQSTSDTPRLDAELLLANALGVDRNDLLLRQRELAPPPNFDALLERRLAGEPVAYITGVRDFWTIRLNVTPDVLIPRPDTETLIEAALDHFRGGSPTRVLDLGTGSGALLLAALDQWPQATGLGVDISPAALAVAQGNAERLGLAERAAFRLGDWGEGVIGQFDLILVNPPYIARDAALSGDVLHEPHGALFAGAEGLDDYRQIAPMLPALLVPGGMAAIEIGYDQRESVSALLFSQGLSVVCRSDLAGHDRCLVAGLPGPC
- a CDS encoding DUF4167 domain-containing protein, coding for MINNRQAGRRNRGRNNNGRPSGGNRGGGDNGNRIDSRARGNAAQLLEKYKNMARDAQMAGDRVNAEYYLQFADHYFRVLADNRARQEEQQQRYRRPEDNLDYEGDDFDTSDFAGDDNRGEVQPQQQYDRGYEGDRRREQPRDQREPREQREPREQREPRDQQDQRDSRGRRDRPRRDRPAYEGTEQPQVEATEAAASMAERAPEPQAEAEAPRPRRGRPRKADAAKSEGSEGLDLAVLPPSIARADNDSEPAAEEAPRKRTRRARPAAEAAE
- a CDS encoding acyl-CoA thioesterase; translated protein: MTTEDKGELVLRVIPRLNEINTNGHIFGGWILSQMDIAGGIVAGRLAQGAVATVAIDGMKFISPMLVGDIVTVYAREERRGRTSIGIRVDVIATRGADQQQIDLTSGLFTFVALDELHRPRILPTG
- a CDS encoding CBS domain-containing protein, coding for MTITAILQGKGREVTQVGPDDTLLSVVQLLSERRIGCVPVVDNGQVLGIFSERDLVHHIASDGGAVLERRVGDVMSTPAITTDDKTPVIHCLSLMTKKRVRHLPVVVDGTLIGLVSIGDLVKFRIDSIESEAASLRDYIQSA
- a CDS encoding lipopolysaccharide biosynthesis protein, which encodes MSFKDADADDAGFGARIRSALLWRSGSQIVSQMISWIVTLAVIRLLDPADYGLFAMTQVVLNFATFLNGYGLVSALVQSETLDSRKLRQAFGIMLLLNGGLAIAQLLIAPWAADYYDQPMVADLLRVQALLYLSTPFISIPEALMGRALDFRRPALVNLVAAIASAAVALIGALSDWGVWTLVFAPITGFWVKAVGYVLATGFRPIPSFNFRGTGAMVAYGASLLGGQLFWIVQSQADIFIGGRMLDPHQLGLYAEALFLTQIFVSKFIPPLNDVAFPAYARMQKDPGRIAWSFCKAVRLLLLISCPVYLGMAVTAEPLVETLFGKKWLEMAPFVSVLALAMPFMTLQVMFAPVSNALGRPGTTARIAAVGAVVMPVAFLCGIRFGAIGLAWAWLIGFPILTVATVRLAGGPMGLRFADLIRAATPGLGCSILMAGAVTAIDALLPPLPAMLRLCVLVPSGGVAFLAALMLCARGTLMELAALVIRRVPPEPLSA